Proteins encoded by one window of Paenibacillus sp. DCT19:
- a CDS encoding oxidoreductase, with amino-acid sequence MPSNPTYMITPQKPLSSGFNKHSTAKDILKGIDLSNKVCIVTGGYSGIGLETTRALAEAGATVVVPARSMDKARSALKDIPRVELAELDLINPVSIDTFAQHFLDTERQIDILINNAGIMVPPLTRDSRGYESQFATNHLGHFQLTARLWPALIQAGEARVISVSSSGIVLGGVEFDDPNYEHHSYDKWKAYGQSKSANALFAVSLDRLGFSHGIRAFSVHPGAIYTDLSRFLSKEELGGLDFGSDLKTEAQGAATSVWCATNSLLNGMGGVYCLDADIAQAVFTPEEMPGVLPWAIDPEAAERLWKLSEQMTGVKFGE; translated from the coding sequence TGCCTTCAAACCCAACTTACATGATCACTCCTCAGAAACCTCTTTCTAGTGGCTTCAATAAACATTCAACAGCAAAAGATATATTGAAAGGAATCGACCTGAGCAATAAAGTTTGTATTGTAACAGGTGGCTACTCAGGTATTGGGCTTGAAACTACCCGTGCGTTGGCAGAAGCCGGCGCAACAGTCGTAGTACCAGCCCGATCCATGGATAAAGCACGATCAGCCTTGAAGGATATTCCACGAGTAGAGCTAGCAGAACTTGACCTGATCAATCCAGTGTCCATTGATACATTTGCACAGCACTTCCTAGATACGGAACGTCAGATTGATATTTTGATTAACAATGCAGGTATAATGGTTCCTCCATTAACTCGCGACTCTCGTGGATATGAATCTCAATTTGCCACGAATCATTTAGGACATTTTCAGTTGACTGCACGTTTATGGCCAGCATTAATACAAGCAGGTGAGGCTAGAGTAATATCCGTTTCCTCTTCAGGGATCGTCTTAGGGGGCGTAGAATTTGATGACCCGAATTATGAACACCACTCCTATGATAAGTGGAAAGCTTACGGTCAATCAAAATCCGCTAATGCTCTCTTTGCCGTTTCATTAGATCGATTAGGTTTTAGTCACGGAATCCGTGCGTTCTCAGTTCACCCTGGTGCAATCTATACAGACTTGTCCCGGTTTTTGTCCAAAGAAGAGCTTGGCGGATTGGACTTCGGAAGTGATCTCAAAACTGAAGCTCAAGGAGCAGCGACTAGTGTATGGTGTGCTACCAATTCTCTGCTAAATGGTATGGGTGGAGTATACTGTTTGGATGCTGATATTGCTCAAGCTGTGTTCACCCCAGAAGAAATGCCAGGTGTGTTACCCTGGGCCATCGATCCTGAGGCAGCAGAGCGGTTGTGGAAACTTAGTGAGCAAATGACCGGCGTAAAGTTTGGCGAATAA
- a CDS encoding helix-turn-helix transcriptional regulator → MDNELILRNHLKEARTEKKFSQEQLAKLVGVSRNTISSIETGQFNPTAKLALILCIALDKKFEELFYFD, encoded by the coding sequence ATGGACAATGAACTGATCTTGAGAAATCATTTGAAAGAAGCGAGAACAGAAAAAAAATTTTCACAGGAACAGCTTGCAAAATTAGTTGGAGTTTCCCGAAATACGATTAGTTCGATTGAAACTGGTCAATTTAATCCAACAGCTAAGCTGGCTTTAATTCTTTGTATTGCTTTGGACAAAAAATTTGAAGAACTTTTTTATTTTGATTAA
- a CDS encoding DUF6442 family protein — translation MLTTEQVYCSRYFSRHSPIKREASTILCVQSALCSLVILWTRLLVRLLGGIHINKDEILAKSRRENKNRDLFKLEVQSRAVNIGSVVAIFLATVFFVVQLLLDGGFNWGLYAILFSVSATSFLITAFRLKRSLDIVFAIICTLATLMFSFIHIYNLITTYIG, via the coding sequence GTGTTAACAACGGAACAGGTGTATTGCTCTCGCTACTTCTCGCGGCATTCGCCAATTAAACGGGAAGCGTCCACAATTTTGTGCGTTCAGAGCGCACTATGTTCTCTTGTGATATTATGGACAAGACTATTGGTAAGACTGCTGGGAGGAATTCACATCAACAAGGATGAAATATTAGCGAAAAGCAGAAGAGAAAACAAGAATAGGGACTTATTTAAATTAGAAGTTCAGTCTAGAGCAGTAAACATTGGTTCTGTTGTAGCCATCTTCCTGGCGACTGTCTTTTTTGTAGTTCAACTTCTGCTGGATGGTGGTTTTAATTGGGGATTGTATGCCATTTTATTCTCTGTATCGGCTACAAGTTTTCTCATTACAGCCTTTCGTTTGAAACGCAGCCTCGACATCGTTTTTGCAATCATCTGCACACTTGCGACACTGATGTTTTCTTTCATCCATATCTATAATTTGATCACAACGTATATAGGGTGA
- a CDS encoding lysostaphin resistance A-like protein, which produces MCLPDHLHRCANPIGEEFAFRGVLTNALERFGPWLSVSISTIVFAAAHGFNAAFVPAVIVGALAAILFHRTKSVWPGVIVHCVNNGTGVLLSLLLAAFAN; this is translated from the coding sequence ATTTGTCTTCCAGATCATCTTCATCGCTGTGCTAACCCCATTGGTGAGGAATTTGCATTCCGTGGTGTTCTTACCAATGCACTCGAGCGATTCGGTCCTTGGTTAAGCGTGTCAATCAGTACCATCGTTTTTGCAGCTGCACATGGCTTCAATGCTGCCTTTGTTCCTGCTGTCATCGTTGGTGCCCTCGCGGCAATCCTCTTTCATCGAACAAAGTCGGTGTGGCCTGGAGTAATTGTTCACTGTGTTAACAACGGAACAGGTGTATTGCTCTCGCTACTTCTCGCGGCATTCGCCAATTAA
- a CDS encoding DinB family protein, translating to MIKLFHYNWMVRDEWFELFKQVSKEELLRNRIGGAGCILYTLFHIADVEYSWIRGIQGKPDIQVQYENYKTLEQVKELSNSWIQETKAFLDSWSDDFDNQLVSVPWNEGRYTQGEILRHVIAHEIHHMGQLSIWAREIGIQPISANVIGRGLFTVKR from the coding sequence TTGATTAAGTTATTTCATTATAACTGGATGGTAAGAGATGAATGGTTTGAACTATTCAAGCAAGTTTCGAAGGAGGAATTGTTGCGGAATAGAATAGGTGGAGCAGGTTGCATTCTGTATACACTTTTCCATATTGCAGACGTAGAGTATAGCTGGATTCGCGGAATACAAGGTAAACCAGATATTCAAGTCCAGTATGAGAACTATAAAACACTGGAACAAGTAAAAGAACTCTCCAATTCATGGATACAAGAGACAAAAGCCTTTCTTGATTCCTGGTCAGATGATTTTGATAACCAATTGGTGAGTGTTCCATGGAATGAAGGACGTTATACCCAAGGTGAGATCTTGCGCCATGTCATTGCACACGAAATTCATCATATGGGGCAGCTATCCATATGGGCAAGAGAGATTGGGATTCAACCTATATCAGCAAATGTGATTGGTAGAGGCTTATTTACCGTGAAGCGTTAA
- a CDS encoding aldo/keto reductase, with translation MKKMILNNGIEIPILGFGVFQIADPNECEQSVLDAIEVGYRLIDTAASYMNEEAVGRALKRSGVAREEFFITTKLWVQDTGYERTKKAFEKSLELLQLDYLDLYLIHQPYGDVHGSWRAMEELYREGKIRAIGVSNFHEDRLIDLIIHNEVVPVVNQVETHPFNQQIENAKFMKQNNVQIQSWAPFAEGKNDLFQNEILVSVATKHNKSVAQVVLRWLTQSEVIVIPKSVRKERIIENFNIFDFDLSQQDMEMIASLDTNQSLFFSHRDPEMVKWIGTRKIHD, from the coding sequence ATGAAAAAAATGATCTTGAACAATGGGATTGAAATTCCTATCCTTGGATTTGGCGTTTTTCAGATTGCTGATCCAAATGAGTGTGAACAAAGTGTCTTGGACGCGATTGAGGTAGGTTATCGGTTAATTGATACCGCTGCTTCTTATATGAATGAAGAAGCTGTTGGCAGAGCACTCAAACGAAGTGGCGTGGCAAGAGAGGAATTTTTCATTACGACGAAGCTGTGGGTGCAAGATACGGGTTATGAGCGCACCAAAAAAGCATTCGAGAAATCGCTAGAACTTTTGCAACTTGACTACTTGGATCTTTATTTGATTCATCAGCCCTATGGAGATGTGCATGGATCATGGCGCGCTATGGAGGAGTTGTATCGAGAAGGAAAAATTCGCGCAATCGGCGTCAGTAACTTCCATGAGGATCGCTTAATTGATTTAATTATTCATAATGAAGTTGTTCCAGTTGTAAATCAGGTTGAAACACATCCTTTCAACCAACAAATTGAAAATGCAAAATTTATGAAACAGAACAACGTTCAAATTCAATCCTGGGCTCCTTTTGCAGAAGGTAAAAATGACTTGTTCCAGAATGAAATATTGGTTTCCGTTGCTACAAAGCATAACAAATCCGTTGCACAGGTCGTTTTACGTTGGCTGACTCAAAGTGAAGTCATAGTCATTCCAAAATCAGTTCGTAAAGAAAGAATCATTGAAAATTTCAACATCTTTGACTTTGATTTGAGCCAACAAGATATGGAGATGATCGCATCCCTAGATACGAATCAGAGCCTGTTCTTTTCACACCGTGATCCTGAAATGGTCAAATGGATTGGCACTCGGAAGATTCATGATTGA
- a CDS encoding DUF3221 domain-containing protein translates to MAKLVSGLTVVLLLVLIVGCSSQHEQTQSHADIIGTIIEVNEQDNQILIEHDDVKGSATNLIWISLDQDSEIIVGGVAKSKFDNLLVSKKVEVWIKDLIAQSSPPQALANKVIIQ, encoded by the coding sequence ATGGCTAAATTAGTGAGTGGACTCACAGTTGTCTTGTTACTTGTACTAATCGTCGGCTGTAGTTCTCAACACGAACAAACTCAATCTCATGCAGACATAATTGGTACAATTATTGAGGTTAATGAGCAAGATAATCAAATATTGATCGAGCATGATGACGTAAAGGGCTCTGCAACGAATTTAATTTGGATAAGTTTAGATCAGGATAGTGAAATAATTGTCGGTGGCGTAGCGAAGTCTAAGTTTGATAATTTATTAGTAAGTAAGAAAGTTGAAGTGTGGATAAAAGATCTTATAGCGCAATCATCACCTCCACAAGCTCTAGCTAATAAAGTTATTATCCAATAA
- a CDS encoding choline esterase has product METKEGSIYKEFPKPIGNYTVGRTQMDFKYTASDQSERELTALFFYPSDSSEDKSTAEYAFPEFHSLRNELLVKIGAPLGEQLFDSNFKTWSYDDLALSKQETQYPVLFFSHGAGAYPQQGTVFAQDLASAGYIVVSIGHAESGVYKLKDGRTVAMTEKFMEDLTAYSMEVASLIMPQPQIMTEKLGEEQAIKTSRQLTSAPQAVEFAKYAVLQSEDIRHVADRLYAMNAGDIESLFEGRLQLDIGMGVFGHSFGGTTAAIVSRDDDRFVGSVNLDGNMVGALDSDLKKPFMQLGTVLAYNTNAFLLESNSEDTYFAIIDQVTHGDFSDSMFTTTDLGSRGARDAMEQRDILTSYTKAFFDNYLLNKTLDLESLAFEGVEMIKKP; this is encoded by the coding sequence ATGGAAACTAAAGAGGGTTCGATCTACAAAGAATTTCCGAAACCAATCGGCAATTATACGGTGGGACGGACACAGATGGACTTCAAGTACACCGCATCCGACCAATCGGAAAGGGAATTAACAGCGTTATTTTTTTATCCGTCCGACAGTAGTGAAGACAAATCAACGGCAGAATATGCTTTTCCTGAGTTTCATTCTCTGAGAAATGAGCTTCTTGTGAAAATAGGCGCTCCACTAGGCGAGCAGCTTTTTGATTCGAATTTTAAGACGTGGTCATACGATGATCTGGCCTTGTCTAAGCAGGAAACGCAATATCCCGTTCTATTCTTCAGCCATGGTGCGGGCGCTTATCCGCAGCAAGGTACTGTGTTTGCCCAAGACCTGGCAAGCGCTGGCTATATCGTGGTATCTATCGGACATGCAGAAAGCGGTGTTTACAAACTGAAGGATGGACGAACGGTTGCTATGACAGAAAAGTTTATGGAAGACTTGACGGCTTACAGTATGGAAGTGGCCTCTCTCATCATGCCACAGCCGCAAATCATGACCGAGAAGTTAGGAGAAGAACAAGCGATCAAGACGTCACGTCAATTAACATCGGCGCCTCAAGCCGTCGAATTTGCGAAATATGCCGTTTTACAGAGCGAAGACATTAGACATGTAGCAGATCGACTGTACGCTATGAATGCGGGTGACATAGAATCTTTGTTTGAAGGTAGATTGCAGTTGGATATCGGCATGGGAGTATTTGGACATTCGTTTGGTGGAACGACAGCGGCAATTGTTAGTCGTGACGATGACCGTTTCGTCGGTAGTGTAAATCTGGATGGAAATATGGTAGGTGCGCTGGACAGCGATCTGAAAAAGCCTTTCATGCAGCTCGGCACAGTACTTGCATACAATACGAATGCTTTTCTTCTTGAATCCAACAGCGAGGATACCTACTTTGCCATTATTGATCAAGTGACACATGGCGATTTCTCGGATTCCATGTTTACGACTACAGACTTAGGCTCCAGAGGAGCCCGGGACGCTATGGAGCAGCGCGATATTCTTACTTCGTATACAAAAGCATTTTTTGATAATTATCTGTTAAACAAGACATTGGATCTGGAGAGCCTCGCATTTGAAGGCGTGGAAATGATCAAAAAGCCATAG
- a CDS encoding response regulator transcription factor: MTIRILIADDHLVVREGLKLILETNSRYTVVAEASNGVEALQLADAYSPDIILLDLNMPKLDGLATMTGLKEKGHDMPVIILTTYNEDDMMIRGLALGAKGYLLKDTGREMIFRSIEAAMRGETLLLPEITDKVFAKQTFEKTTVPSTTANISITDKELIVLQAIARGSRSKEIGLEMGISERTVKAHLTTIYNKLGVDSRPQAVAVAVEWGILHF; the protein is encoded by the coding sequence ATGACAATCAGGATTCTGATAGCAGATGACCATCTGGTCGTTCGCGAGGGACTTAAGCTGATCCTGGAAACCAATTCAAGGTACACGGTAGTCGCAGAAGCTTCCAATGGTGTGGAAGCGCTCCAACTGGCGGATGCTTATAGTCCGGACATTATACTATTAGATCTTAACATGCCTAAGCTGGATGGCTTAGCCACCATGACTGGACTTAAAGAAAAAGGACATGATATGCCGGTTATTATCTTGACTACATATAATGAAGACGACATGATGATTCGTGGACTGGCGTTGGGCGCAAAAGGTTATTTGCTAAAGGATACGGGGAGAGAGATGATATTCCGTTCCATTGAAGCAGCGATGCGGGGAGAAACGCTGTTGCTTCCGGAGATCACTGACAAAGTATTCGCTAAACAGACCTTTGAAAAGACGACAGTACCATCTACTACGGCCAACATATCTATTACCGACAAGGAGCTGATTGTGCTTCAAGCCATTGCACGTGGATCTCGAAGTAAAGAGATTGGTTTAGAAATGGGGATATCTGAACGCACCGTAAAAGCTCATTTAACTACAATTTACAATAAGTTGGGGGTCGACTCGAGACCGCAGGCGGTTGCTGTCGCGGTGGAGTGGGGCATTCTACATTTTTAA
- a CDS encoding sensor histidine kinase has protein sequence MGEQNDVKNQQQISSRLAIQNVLLDSRQPALIWVTLIYVSALFSQFPGFPTAFELIMFTGLMLIHILLHWYAGSIVDRRHWVYFVVQGLIVLGCVAIMPSTHPIIFISLLTALVGQSIGVYAERVKVLWVSAFYGVLFSLVWLRTTEDLLTTLPSLFFVTFFVIGYASLFYKQVRAKWQTQSFLRELEIAHRQVEALTIANERQRMARDLHDTLAQGLAGLIMQLDAVDAHLENSNTHRAHEIVQLSKAHAKRALSEARSAIDNLRSHAAEAIDISKAVQAEVEHFTHTTGIQISTQLSLHDPLVPKLIHEHSLLIIRECLANTAKHARAANVEVAVVAGENKIELRITDDGIGFDTRVIKKQFGSYGLIGLTERVRIMGGDISINSGSQGTRVMVNIPLYQEDINL, from the coding sequence ATGGGCGAACAGAATGATGTAAAAAACCAACAGCAAATAAGCTCAAGATTAGCCATCCAAAATGTACTGCTTGATTCTCGTCAGCCTGCTTTAATCTGGGTCACTCTGATTTATGTGTCTGCCTTGTTCTCTCAGTTTCCCGGGTTTCCCACAGCGTTTGAATTGATTATGTTTACAGGTCTTATGCTGATCCACATTTTGCTACATTGGTATGCCGGGAGCATTGTGGATCGGAGACACTGGGTATATTTTGTGGTGCAAGGATTGATCGTCCTGGGTTGTGTAGCTATCATGCCTAGCACTCATCCCATCATCTTTATAAGTCTATTAACAGCTTTGGTCGGGCAAAGTATAGGGGTGTATGCGGAACGGGTTAAGGTTTTATGGGTTTCTGCTTTTTATGGAGTTCTGTTTTCACTAGTTTGGCTCCGAACGACTGAGGATTTGTTAACCACATTGCCTTCACTCTTTTTTGTAACGTTTTTTGTGATAGGTTATGCTTCTTTGTTTTATAAGCAAGTTCGTGCTAAATGGCAAACCCAGTCGTTTTTGCGGGAATTAGAAATTGCGCATAGGCAGGTGGAGGCGCTAACGATTGCCAACGAGCGCCAGCGAATGGCTCGTGATCTCCATGATACCTTAGCACAGGGGCTGGCAGGTCTGATTATGCAACTGGATGCCGTGGATGCTCATTTGGAGAACAGTAATACACATCGCGCTCATGAAATTGTTCAGTTGTCCAAAGCCCACGCCAAACGTGCTCTCTCCGAAGCAAGAAGCGCCATTGACAATTTGCGTTCGCATGCCGCAGAGGCCATAGACATATCCAAAGCAGTGCAGGCTGAAGTTGAACATTTCACGCATACGACAGGGATTCAGATCTCCACCCAATTATCGCTACACGATCCGCTAGTACCGAAGCTGATTCACGAGCATAGTTTGCTGATCATCCGGGAATGCCTGGCTAATACAGCCAAACACGCTCGTGCTGCAAACGTAGAGGTTGCGGTTGTTGCAGGTGAAAATAAGATTGAGCTAAGGATAACGGATGATGGGATAGGTTTTGATACCCGAGTGATCAAGAAGCAATTCGGCAGCTATGGTTTAATTGGTTTGACTGAACGGGTCAGAATTATGGGTGGTGATATCAGCATTAATAGCGGGTCGCAAGGCACCCGTGTGATGGTTAACATTCCATTATATCAGGAGGATATTAACTTATGA
- a CDS encoding threonine/serine dehydratase: MELNLKSKGALEMTFSYEHVINAYDRIRNYVMKTPLEESFYLGDDDSRFFFKLESLQRAKSFKIRGALNKMMTLTEEERNCGVAAISSGNHGSAVSYAASILGINNVVVIVPESTPQSKIDKINYFGSEVMKLGKDFDEAHVLGMKYINEQGLTYIDAYYSDPEIYGGQGTVAIEILEQNKDIDTIVVPIGGGGLITGIAVAAKSINPSIRIVGVQTEACPAMLKSYEDHIFYEEYPNEESLCDALLGGVGKLSFEMAKYYVDDFIAVSERSIAKAVSFMAKEEKYIVEAGSATTVAAIMDYKERIGGRNVALVISGGNIDGNVLTDILSKY; encoded by the coding sequence TTGGAGTTAAATCTGAAATCTAAGGGAGCATTAGAAATGACTTTTAGCTATGAACATGTAATAAATGCCTATGATCGAATCAGGAACTATGTAATGAAAACACCACTTGAAGAGTCCTTTTATCTAGGTGATGACGATAGTAGATTTTTTTTCAAACTGGAGTCTCTTCAGCGAGCAAAGAGCTTTAAAATCCGAGGGGCTCTAAATAAAATGATGACGCTAACTGAAGAAGAAAGAAACTGTGGTGTTGCTGCAATCTCCTCAGGTAACCATGGAAGTGCTGTAAGCTACGCTGCATCAATTCTTGGAATAAATAATGTTGTTGTAATCGTCCCAGAATCAACACCCCAAAGTAAAATTGATAAAATTAATTATTTCGGATCAGAAGTAATGAAATTAGGTAAAGATTTTGACGAGGCTCATGTGTTAGGCATGAAATATATTAATGAACAGGGTCTAACCTATATCGATGCATATTATAGCGATCCAGAAATTTATGGTGGGCAAGGGACGGTAGCTATTGAAATACTAGAGCAAAACAAAGATATTGATACAATCGTAGTCCCCATAGGCGGAGGTGGCCTTATAACGGGTATTGCTGTTGCTGCAAAATCGATCAATCCGTCAATTCGTATTGTTGGCGTTCAAACAGAGGCATGCCCGGCTATGTTGAAATCTTACGAGGATCACATCTTCTATGAAGAATATCCGAACGAAGAGTCATTGTGTGACGCGCTACTTGGTGGAGTCGGAAAATTGAGCTTCGAGATGGCTAAGTATTACGTAGATGATTTTATCGCAGTGTCTGAACGCTCAATCGCCAAAGCAGTTAGTTTTATGGCCAAAGAAGAAAAATACATCGTTGAAGCTGGGAGCGCTACAACAGTTGCGGCTATTATGGATTATAAAGAACGTATTGGAGGTAGAAATGTAGCACTTGTTATAAGTGGTGGGAACATTGATGGAAATGTATTAACGGATATTTTGTCTAAATATTAA
- a CDS encoding ornithine cyclodeaminase family protein, producing MRFLSDRDVRQVLNVQQAIHLVETVYQAKSENNTETWPTIFYDFEPGKADMDIKSGYLKSDKVFGHKTVTWFADNEAKQMPTLMGLITVFDAETGKTVGITEAAYITGIRTGASGAIGAKYLARKESENLLVVGSGNQAIFQIACALFALPTLRMIQVAGRDKAKLKQFVDAIPHRLQIEFGMNVEKVKFEEVNSLEQAVKRSDIIITVTASRSPIIKREWVKQGTHISCIGADMAGKQEIESSLISEACLFLDDQEHCKQVGEIEIPLKEGAITEGDLRGEIGDVILGKIKGRTSNEQITVFDATGMAILDIYAAKMALQAAEGKNLGVKSEI from the coding sequence ATGCGATTTTTAAGTGATAGAGATGTTAGACAAGTATTGAATGTTCAACAAGCCATCCATCTTGTTGAGACGGTGTACCAAGCTAAAAGTGAAAATAACACGGAGACTTGGCCAACAATCTTTTATGATTTTGAGCCGGGTAAGGCAGATATGGACATCAAATCAGGGTATCTCAAGAGCGATAAGGTATTCGGACATAAGACAGTTACATGGTTCGCTGATAATGAAGCAAAGCAGATGCCGACTCTCATGGGACTAATCACCGTTTTCGATGCTGAAACAGGTAAAACTGTAGGAATAACCGAGGCTGCATATATTACAGGCATCCGGACAGGAGCTTCAGGAGCAATTGGTGCTAAATACTTAGCTAGAAAAGAATCTGAAAATCTACTTGTTGTGGGATCTGGTAACCAAGCTATTTTTCAAATAGCATGTGCTTTGTTTGCTCTCCCTACGTTAAGAATGATCCAGGTTGCAGGTAGGGACAAAGCGAAATTAAAACAATTTGTTGATGCTATCCCACATAGACTGCAAATCGAATTTGGGATGAACGTAGAGAAAGTTAAATTTGAGGAAGTAAACTCCTTGGAACAAGCAGTGAAACGCAGTGATATCATCATTACTGTAACGGCATCCAGATCGCCAATCATTAAGAGGGAATGGGTAAAACAAGGCACACATATTTCTTGCATCGGTGCAGATATGGCTGGAAAACAGGAGATTGAATCAAGCCTGATCTCGGAAGCCTGCCTTTTCTTGGATGATCAAGAACACTGTAAGCAAGTCGGTGAGATTGAAATCCCACTTAAAGAAGGAGCGATTACAGAGGGGGATTTACGTGGTGAAATTGGTGATGTGATTCTAGGAAAAATAAAGGGAAGAACCAGTAACGAACAAATTACAGTCTTTGATGCTACGGGTATGGCAATCTTGGATATCTATGCAGCAAAAATGGCATTACAGGCTGCTGAGGGAAAAAATCTTGGAGTTAAATCTGAAATCTAA
- a CDS encoding copper amine oxidase N-terminal domain-containing protein, translated as MNKKVLVTSVLSLFLLTSATSVFAHPGRTDSNGGHTCWTNCSKWGLEYGQYHYHNGGSSSSSSSSSSKSSGSSSSSSSKKTTPAKPKETKPQYTESSLKVYVNDQKVDFTNKPVQYQGSNLLPLRDIADALDATFTYDPDTATIGLTKDKFKVTLTIGSKTAFYNGKAVTLSTAPKVVNGVTYIPVQSIKGLGATLQLNASKNTLNIEI; from the coding sequence ATGAACAAAAAGGTACTTGTAACTTCTGTGTTATCTCTGTTTCTTTTAACGAGTGCAACAAGTGTATTTGCTCATCCGGGAAGGACAGATTCGAATGGAGGGCATACGTGTTGGACAAATTGTTCCAAATGGGGACTAGAGTACGGACAGTATCATTATCACAATGGCGGTAGCTCATCATCCTCATCTTCTTCAAGTTCCAAATCATCGGGTAGTTCATCCTCATCGTCTTCCAAAAAAACAACCCCAGCAAAACCCAAAGAAACTAAACCACAATATACGGAATCTTCATTGAAAGTATATGTTAATGACCAAAAAGTAGATTTCACGAATAAGCCTGTACAATATCAAGGGAGTAATTTGCTTCCTTTACGAGACATTGCAGATGCATTAGATGCTACATTTACATACGATCCGGATACTGCAACGATCGGTCTGACAAAAGATAAATTCAAGGTTACCCTTACGATTGGAAGTAAAACTGCATTTTATAACGGTAAGGCTGTTACATTAAGCACAGCTCCAAAAGTAGTTAATGGTGTAACTTACATTCCAGTACAATCTATTAAAGGATTAGGCGCAACCTTGCAATTAAATGCTAGTAAAAATACGTTAAATATTGAGATATAA
- a CDS encoding TetR family transcriptional regulator, translated as MAKRAMTPEAKALKAKAIMDKAAEMFLELEYDKIKMSDIAKQMGMSNGILFVYFKTKEALFFSVLCREYVKRLDRLGEMVLRMPVRSFEDFKTLLMDELMELVDDNPLYVKLESMRTAVFEKNVDAETMLNHKLDLYKRMTALVTIICEFEAVTPEDVMEILQAEASIMTGCKLTATLPEEVVEIIKQNGLDGLQRNFREDVRKTMLSYLDGYYNNFIVTRFSEGKADH; from the coding sequence ATGGCGAAACGTGCAATGACCCCCGAGGCAAAAGCCCTTAAAGCGAAGGCTATTATGGATAAAGCAGCCGAAATGTTTCTTGAATTGGAATATGATAAAATTAAGATGTCTGATATCGCCAAGCAGATGGGGATGTCCAATGGAATTTTATTTGTGTATTTCAAAACAAAAGAAGCATTGTTTTTCAGTGTATTGTGCAGAGAATACGTGAAAAGGCTGGATCGTTTGGGTGAGATGGTATTACGTATGCCTGTACGAAGTTTTGAGGACTTCAAAACTCTGCTGATGGATGAGCTGATGGAATTAGTTGACGATAATCCACTTTATGTCAAACTGGAATCGATGCGTACAGCCGTGTTCGAGAAGAACGTGGATGCAGAAACCATGTTAAATCATAAGCTCGATCTCTATAAACGTATGACTGCTCTGGTGACGATCATATGTGAATTCGAAGCCGTGACTCCTGAGGACGTAATGGAAATATTACAGGCTGAGGCGTCCATTATGACGGGCTGTAAACTAACTGCAACGTTGCCTGAGGAGGTTGTCGAGATCATTAAACAGAATGGACTGGACGGTCTTCAGCGCAATTTCAGGGAAGATGTTCGGAAAACCATGCTAAGTTACTTGGACGGCTACTACAATAACTTTATAGTTACCCGTTTCTCAGAAGGAAAGGCAGATCATTAA